Proteins encoded by one window of Cyclobacteriaceae bacterium:
- the mog gene encoding molybdopterin adenylyltransferase codes for MSDQIIRIGIINVSDRASQGIYEDIPGKEIVTVLNEYIKSPWEKEYAVIPDEQSLIEQTLIEMADEKGCSLIVTSGGTGPAKRDVTPEATEAVCDKMMPGFGELMRQESLKYVPTAILSRQTAGIRGKCLILNLPGKPKAIRQCLNAIFPAIPYCIDLLEGPFIECNETVMKPFRPHSL; via the coding sequence ATGAGCGATCAGATCATTCGTATTGGAATTATAAACGTGAGTGATCGCGCCAGTCAGGGTATTTATGAAGACATACCCGGAAAGGAGATTGTAACCGTGCTGAATGAATACATAAAAAGTCCGTGGGAAAAAGAATATGCAGTAATCCCCGATGAGCAATCACTGATCGAACAAACGCTTATTGAAATGGCCGATGAAAAAGGCTGTAGCCTGATCGTTACCAGTGGCGGAACGGGGCCTGCCAAACGCGATGTAACTCCAGAAGCCACCGAAGCCGTATGCGACAAAATGATGCCCGGCTTTGGCGAGCTTATGCGGCAAGAAAGCCTGAAATACGTGCCTACGGCCATCCTTTCGAGGCAGACAGCCGGAATTCGGGGAAAATGCTTAATTTTGAACCTTCCGGGGAAGCCTAAGGCCATCCGGCAGTGCTTGAATGCTATTTTCCCAGCGATTCCATATTGCATTGATCTGCTGGAAGGACCGTTCATCGAATGCAATGAAACAGTCATGAAACCATTCAGGCCGCATTCACTATAA
- a CDS encoding M23 family metallopeptidase — protein MKIKYYYDTETCKYERVRTRTSDIILNALGLFFLTLAMAAGIYLMFSTYFESPKELVLKNEVKELEYYYEQLNEEVTQLNQAMNNLEHRDDNIYRVVLGAEPIDKSVRNAGVGGAERYADIKEKNFLHRDAIVELHEKIDKLKRKIYIESKSQDEVVQLAENKEKLFAAIPAIQPIANKQLIALASGFGMRVHPVYKVKKMHSGIDFAAPIGTPIYATADGTIEDVSVRFSGYGKMIIIDHGFGYKTRYAHMHEFAVRQGQKVKRGDLIGYVGNTGLSTAPHLHYEVLLNGVMINPVHYFYNDLSPAEYEKVIELASIENQSLGM, from the coding sequence ATGAAAATCAAGTACTACTACGACACCGAAACCTGTAAGTACGAACGCGTAAGAACGCGCACCAGCGACATTATTCTAAATGCATTGGGGTTATTCTTTTTAACCCTTGCAATGGCGGCTGGAATTTACCTGATGTTCAGTACCTACTTTGAATCTCCGAAAGAGTTGGTACTTAAAAATGAGGTAAAGGAACTCGAGTATTATTATGAGCAACTCAATGAAGAAGTTACCCAGCTAAATCAGGCCATGAATAACCTCGAACACCGCGATGATAATATTTATCGTGTGGTGTTGGGCGCTGAGCCAATCGACAAATCTGTTCGGAATGCCGGTGTGGGTGGTGCAGAACGCTATGCGGATATTAAGGAAAAGAACTTTCTACACAGAGATGCCATTGTCGAACTCCACGAAAAAATTGATAAGCTAAAGCGCAAAATCTACATTGAATCCAAGTCGCAGGATGAAGTCGTGCAGCTTGCTGAAAACAAAGAAAAACTTTTTGCAGCCATTCCGGCCATTCAACCGATAGCCAATAAGCAACTGATTGCGCTGGCATCAGGTTTTGGTATGCGCGTACATCCCGTTTACAAGGTAAAGAAAATGCACTCGGGTATTGACTTCGCTGCACCCATCGGTACTCCTATATATGCTACCGCAGATGGTACCATTGAAGATGTAAGTGTTCGTTTTAGTGGATACGGAAAGATGATCATTATTGATCATGGCTTTGGATATAAAACCCGCTACGCACACATGCATGAATTTGCCGTGCGTCAGGGACAGAAAGTAAAGCGTGGCGACTTGATAGGTTACGTTGGAAACACCGGATTATCGACCGCCCCCCACCTGCACTATGAAGTACTGCTGAATGGCGTAATGATTAACCCTGTACACTATTTCTATAACGATCTTTCTCCGGCCGAGTACGAAAAGGTTATTGAACTTGCTTCTATTGAAAACCAATCGTTGGGAATGTAA